In one Cygnus atratus isolate AKBS03 ecotype Queensland, Australia chromosome 14, CAtr_DNAZoo_HiC_assembly, whole genome shotgun sequence genomic region, the following are encoded:
- the NPM1 gene encoding nucleophosmin — MEDSAMDMESMGPLRPQTFLFGCELKADKEYKFKVDDEENEHQLSLRTVTLGAGAKDELHVVEAEALDYEGNPIKVVLASLKMSVQPTVSLGGFEITPPVTLRLKCGSGPVYVSGQHLVALEEEPESEDEEEDTKIVNASTKRPASGGGAKTPQKKAKLSEDDEDDDEDDDEEDDDEDDLDDDEEEIKTPMKKPVREPSGKNMQKAKQNGKDSKPSTPASKTKTPDSKKDKSLTPKTPKVPLSLEEIKAKMQASIDKGSSLPKLEPKFANYVKNCFRTEDQKVIQALWQWRQTL; from the exons ATGGAGGACAGCGCCATGGACATGGAGAGCATGGGCCCGCTGCGCCCCCAAACCTTCCTCTTCG GTTGCGAGCTTAAAGCAGATAAGGAGTACAAGTTCAAAGTAGATGATGAAGAAAACGAGCATCAGCTGTCTTTGAGAACG GTTACTTTAGGGGCTGGAGCCAAAGACGAATTACATGTTGTAGAAGCAGAAGCATTGGACTATGAAGGCAACCCTATTAAAGTAGTACTGGCGTCTCTGAAAATGTCTGTGCAGCCTACA GTTTCACTAGGCGGCTTTGAGATCACGCCACCAGTCACCTTGAGGTTGAAATGTGGTTCCGGGCCTGTTTATGTCAGCGGTCAACATCTTGTAG CATTAGAGGAAGAACCAGAATcagaggatgaggaggaagatACAAAAATTGTGAATGCCTCAACAAAGAGACCAGCAAGTGGAGGAGGAGCTAAAACACCACAG aaaaaagcaaaactatcagaagatgatgaagatgatgatgaagatgatgatgaggAGGATGA TGATGAGGACGACTTGGATGATGATGAGGAAGAGATCAAAACACCAATGAAGAAA ccTGTCCGTGAGCCTTCgggaaaaaatatgcagaaagcaaagcaaaatggaaaagactCTAAGCCGTCCACACCAGCATCCAAAACAAAA ACTCCAGATTCCAAGAAGGATAAATCTCTAACTCCAAAAACACCAAAAGTCCCTCTGTCATTAGAGGagattaaagcaaaaatgcaagCCTCCATAGACAAG ggTTCTTCCCTTCCTAAGCTGGAACCCAAATTCGCCAACTATGTTAAGAATTGTTTCAGGACGGAGGACCAGAAG GTCATTCAAGCTCTCTGGCAGTGGAGACAGactctgtaa